The following are encoded in a window of Telmatobacter sp. DSM 110680 genomic DNA:
- a CDS encoding TonB-dependent receptor: MRSLRITAVLAFCAVPILAHATVFATVHGIVHDPHHRPIAAAQVSLQAAESTFALHATTAANGTFEIPQIPIGVYRLSVSATGFADFTESLAITSSSNPVLHIPLAIGGSEESVIVKASDRNIISTESTTPTTLVSREEIAETPGASRTLGMEMITDFVPGSYMTHNMLHMRGGHQTSWLIDGVSIPNTKIDSNVGPQIDPKDIDEVEAQRGSYKADVGDRTYGVFNVLPRNGFERNREAELLVSGGNLYSAESQISLGDHSSKTAWYLSGTGSRSNYGLETPIPAIRHDATDSESAFASLLRNQTSQDQLRLDTQFRNDYFQIPYDPDPTDWEQASNYYNSTGLRDTQRERDSFAILNWVHTLSPKSQFQIAPFYHFNQASYDSPSTDFPVATTWHQSSNYVGAQADLSAEIGGNNLSAGLYSFFQHENDLFGLLINDQSFSGSSVPNTTATQNAGLLEVHFSDEFKLARYFSLYGGMRISSYHAELSESAVYPRIGATLEIPHLHWVFRGYYGHYFQPAPVQTVSPALLNYVNDQSGQNAFVPLPSERDEEHQFGVTIPWRGWSVDVTNFKNRVNNFLDHANVGESNIYFPIAVDGALIRAWELAVRSPQLAHLGQFHLAYSNQIAEQRGNVIGGFTCSDPNDEACNLGPDYVPVDHDQRHTLNTGFTAKLPSRTWFATNVYYGSGFTNGLAGSDIGPYNGHYLPVHTTLDASVGRNFGEKLSMSISAINVTNHRVLQDNSITIGGFHFNEPRMLSAQLRYRFHF; encoded by the coding sequence ATGCGTTCATTGCGTATCACGGCTGTCCTCGCTTTTTGTGCTGTGCCGATTCTGGCGCACGCAACAGTCTTCGCCACTGTTCATGGCATCGTCCACGATCCTCACCATCGTCCCATCGCCGCCGCACAAGTATCACTGCAGGCCGCGGAATCCACATTCGCTCTGCACGCAACCACAGCAGCCAACGGTACCTTCGAAATTCCGCAGATCCCCATCGGCGTCTACCGGCTGTCGGTGTCCGCAACAGGCTTTGCCGACTTTACAGAATCCCTCGCCATCACATCCTCCTCGAATCCCGTCCTGCATATCCCCCTCGCCATCGGCGGCTCGGAAGAGAGCGTCATCGTAAAGGCTTCCGATCGCAACATCATCTCCACCGAATCAACTACGCCCACCACCCTTGTGTCGCGCGAAGAAATCGCCGAAACTCCCGGTGCCAGCCGCACTCTCGGCATGGAGATGATCACCGATTTTGTTCCCGGTTCCTACATGACCCACAACATGCTGCACATGCGTGGCGGTCATCAGACGAGCTGGCTCATCGACGGAGTCTCCATCCCCAACACTAAGATCGATTCCAACGTCGGGCCGCAAATCGATCCCAAAGACATTGATGAAGTTGAGGCACAGCGCGGCAGCTACAAGGCCGACGTCGGCGATCGCACCTATGGCGTCTTCAACGTTCTGCCCCGCAATGGATTCGAACGCAATCGTGAAGCTGAACTGCTCGTCTCCGGCGGGAACCTCTATTCTGCCGAATCGCAAATCTCGCTCGGCGACCATAGCTCCAAAACCGCCTGGTACCTGAGTGGCACAGGATCGCGCTCCAACTATGGTCTGGAGACGCCCATTCCTGCTATTCGTCACGACGCGACAGATTCAGAAAGTGCATTCGCATCTCTGCTGCGCAATCAGACCTCTCAAGATCAACTCCGCCTCGATACGCAGTTCCGCAACGATTACTTCCAAATCCCTTACGACCCCGATCCCACTGACTGGGAGCAGGCGTCGAACTACTACAACTCAACAGGCCTGCGCGACACGCAGCGCGAGCGCGATTCTTTCGCCATCCTCAACTGGGTCCACACTCTCTCGCCCAAGTCTCAATTCCAGATCGCTCCGTTCTACCACTTCAATCAGGCAAGCTACGATTCACCTTCAACCGATTTCCCCGTCGCCACCACGTGGCATCAATCTTCAAACTACGTTGGAGCGCAGGCAGACCTTAGCGCGGAGATCGGTGGCAACAATCTCTCCGCTGGTCTCTACTCTTTTTTCCAACACGAGAACGACCTATTTGGCCTATTGATCAACGATCAGAGTTTTTCCGGATCAAGCGTGCCCAACACCACCGCCACGCAAAATGCCGGACTTCTCGAGGTGCACTTTTCCGATGAGTTCAAGCTCGCCCGTTACTTCTCTCTATACGGCGGAATGCGGATATCCAGCTATCACGCAGAACTTAGCGAGTCAGCGGTCTATCCGCGCATCGGTGCCACCCTCGAAATTCCGCACCTGCACTGGGTATTCCGTGGATACTATGGCCACTACTTCCAGCCTGCCCCGGTGCAAACCGTCTCACCTGCGCTGCTAAATTATGTGAATGATCAGAGTGGTCAGAACGCTTTTGTACCGCTTCCCTCGGAGCGCGACGAAGAGCATCAATTCGGAGTGACGATTCCATGGCGAGGCTGGTCGGTCGATGTTACTAACTTTAAAAACCGGGTGAATAATTTCCTGGACCATGCCAACGTTGGAGAGTCCAACATCTACTTCCCCATTGCCGTTGACGGCGCTCTAATCCGCGCATGGGAACTGGCGGTCCGCTCACCGCAACTCGCGCACCTCGGCCAGTTCCATCTCGCCTACTCCAATCAGATCGCAGAACAGCGCGGCAACGTCATCGGCGGTTTTACCTGCAGCGATCCCAATGACGAAGCTTGCAATCTCGGCCCTGACTACGTTCCGGTCGATCACGATCAGCGTCACACCCTCAATACCGGCTTCACTGCGAAGCTTCCTTCGCGAACCTGGTTTGCAACGAATGTTTACTACGGATCTGGATTCACGAATGGCCTCGCAGGCAGCGACATTGGCCCCTATAACGGCCACTACCTGCCGGTCCACACCACGCTCGACGCGTCAGTCGGCCGCAACTTTGGCGAGAAATTATCCATGTCCATCAGCGCAATCAACGTCACCAATCATCGCGTCCTGCAGGACAATTCCATCACCATCGGCGGCTTCCACTTCAACGAGCCCCGCATGCTCTCCGCCCAGCTCCGCTACCGCTTCCACTTCTAA
- a CDS encoding NAD-dependent deacylase has translation MISIGPADRVFVLTGAGISAESGLPTFRASDGLWAGHRVEDVCTPEALELNPALVWQFYSERREQGAKAAPNPAHVALAKLEAELGDRFFLCTQNVDDLHERAGSKRLVHMHGELAKSRCEDDCGELPVEDHTVYKSLDEVGRCKCGARLRPHIVFFGEIPLEMDRIQREIARATLMVVVGTSGSVYPAANFVHWARQAGARTVYIGPEPPLNAHAFTNVVEGKAGEVLPELFELS, from the coding sequence ATGATTTCAATAGGGCCGGCGGATAGAGTTTTTGTTTTGACGGGGGCAGGGATCAGCGCGGAGAGCGGGCTGCCTACGTTTCGCGCTTCGGATGGGTTGTGGGCGGGACATCGCGTGGAGGATGTTTGCACTCCAGAGGCATTGGAACTGAACCCTGCATTGGTGTGGCAGTTCTATTCAGAGCGCAGAGAGCAAGGCGCGAAGGCCGCGCCGAATCCGGCACACGTCGCGCTGGCCAAACTTGAAGCGGAGTTGGGCGACCGGTTTTTTCTTTGCACGCAAAACGTGGATGACCTGCATGAGCGCGCCGGATCGAAACGCCTGGTGCACATGCACGGTGAACTGGCCAAGTCGCGCTGCGAGGATGATTGCGGTGAACTGCCGGTTGAGGATCACACCGTCTACAAAAGCCTTGACGAAGTCGGACGTTGTAAATGTGGCGCACGATTGAGGCCACACATCGTGTTCTTTGGCGAGATTCCGCTGGAGATGGATCGAATACAGCGGGAGATCGCACGGGCAACTTTGATGGTGGTGGTGGGGACGTCCGGATCAGTCTATCCCGCGGCAAACTTTGTGCATTGGGCGCGACAGGCTGGTGCACGGACGGTATACATCGGGCCGGAACCTCCGCTGAATGCGCATGCGTTTACAAATGTGGTGGAAGGTAAGGCCGGGGAAGTTCTGCCTGAATTGTTCGAGCTTTCCTAG
- a CDS encoding quinone oxidoreductase, whose translation MNAIQIQSTGGPEVLQLAELPIPVPGPGQVLIRVEAIGVNFIEIYFRKGTYKATLPMTPGSEAAGTIEDLGSGVTGFKPGDAVASVGVLGSYAEYALVPASQLVKVPDALSPEQAAAAMLQGMTAHYLATSTYPLKAGDTALVHAGAGGVGLLLTQIASRIGARVITTVSTKEKAELSREAGASEVILYTEQDFVAEVKRLTGGKGVDVVYDSVGKTTFDGSLNCLRPRGLLALFGGSSGPVPPFDLIQLSGKGSLFVTRPTLWHYVATRQELEWRAGEVLGSVAKGDLKLRMEHVFPLSEAGRAQSELECRKTTGKILLEP comes from the coding sequence ATGAACGCAATACAGATTCAGAGTACCGGCGGTCCTGAAGTTCTGCAGCTCGCCGAATTGCCGATTCCTGTGCCCGGTCCTGGGCAAGTGCTGATTCGCGTTGAAGCAATCGGCGTGAACTTCATCGAAATTTATTTCCGCAAAGGCACGTATAAAGCAACGCTGCCGATGACACCGGGCAGCGAAGCCGCGGGAACAATCGAAGATCTTGGGTCGGGAGTGACTGGTTTCAAGCCTGGCGATGCGGTGGCGTCGGTAGGTGTGCTGGGCAGCTATGCGGAGTATGCGCTGGTGCCAGCGTCGCAACTGGTGAAGGTGCCGGATGCGCTTTCTCCGGAGCAGGCAGCCGCCGCGATGTTGCAGGGAATGACGGCGCATTATCTAGCCACGTCAACGTATCCATTGAAAGCTGGAGACACGGCGCTGGTGCATGCAGGCGCTGGCGGTGTTGGATTGCTGTTGACGCAAATTGCATCGCGCATTGGCGCACGCGTGATTACGACTGTTTCGACCAAAGAGAAAGCGGAGTTGTCGCGCGAAGCAGGTGCCTCTGAAGTGATTCTGTACACCGAGCAGGATTTTGTCGCCGAGGTGAAGCGCCTGACTGGCGGCAAGGGCGTGGATGTCGTCTACGACTCGGTGGGCAAGACGACGTTTGATGGCAGCTTGAATTGCCTGAGGCCTCGCGGTCTGCTGGCGCTGTTTGGCGGATCGAGCGGACCGGTTCCACCATTCGATCTGATCCAACTGAGCGGCAAGGGTTCGCTGTTTGTGACACGTCCTACGCTGTGGCATTACGTGGCGACGAGGCAGGAATTAGAATGGCGCGCTGGCGAGGTGCTGGGCTCGGTGGCAAAGGGCGATTTGAAACTGCGCATGGAACATGTGTTTCCGCTGTCTGAGGCCGGAAGGGCGCAGTCGGAGTTGGAATGCCGCAAGACGACGGGAAAGATTTTGCTGGAGCCGTAA
- a CDS encoding glycosyltransferase family 2 protein, which yields MPKYSIVVPFHNEEDNVTVLYARLKQVMEQVGDNFELVLVDDGSSDRTYKLLEEIAAVDSRVLVVKLRRNFGQTSALAAGFDHASGEYILAMDGDLQHDPNEIPNFLEKLEEGYDVVSGWRKERIDNFVMRRIPSRCANWLMAKLSGVDIHDFGTTFKAYRHEVIQNIPLYGEMHRFIPALASWYGASICEIPIKNVHRERGKSHYGIGRTFRVFFDLLTIRFLLKYMSRPLHFFGSFGALGILAGSFISALLLGMKIVHPHQNVMDVHGPLFVIAGVLILAGIQMLAIGLLGELQVRHFHTSQQRAPYAIDRIVRLRTPEEPSILTDRRDDSF from the coding sequence ATGCCGAAGTATTCGATTGTCGTCCCTTTCCACAATGAAGAAGACAATGTAACTGTCTTGTACGCGCGCCTGAAGCAGGTAATGGAACAGGTGGGCGACAACTTTGAGCTGGTGTTGGTGGACGACGGTTCCAGCGACCGCACATACAAGTTGTTGGAAGAGATAGCCGCGGTGGATAGCCGCGTGCTGGTGGTAAAGCTGCGCCGGAATTTCGGGCAGACGTCGGCGCTGGCAGCAGGATTTGATCATGCTTCAGGTGAATACATCCTGGCGATGGATGGCGATCTGCAGCACGATCCCAACGAGATTCCGAACTTCCTCGAGAAGCTGGAAGAGGGCTACGACGTGGTGTCGGGCTGGCGCAAGGAGCGCATCGACAACTTTGTGATGCGGCGCATTCCTTCGCGCTGTGCGAACTGGTTGATGGCGAAGCTCTCGGGCGTGGATATTCATGATTTCGGAACGACGTTCAAAGCGTACCGGCATGAAGTGATTCAGAATATTCCTCTCTACGGCGAGATGCACCGCTTCATTCCGGCGCTGGCGAGCTGGTATGGCGCTTCGATCTGTGAGATTCCGATTAAGAACGTTCATCGCGAACGTGGCAAGAGCCACTACGGTATTGGTCGCACTTTCCGTGTGTTTTTCGATCTGCTGACGATCCGTTTTCTACTGAAGTACATGAGCCGGCCGTTGCACTTTTTCGGCAGCTTCGGTGCGCTGGGTATTCTCGCGGGTAGCTTTATTTCAGCGCTGCTGCTTGGCATGAAGATTGTGCATCCTCACCAGAACGTGATGGACGTGCACGGTCCACTTTTCGTGATTGCGGGAGTGTTGATTCTGGCGGGCATTCAAATGCTAGCGATCGGACTCCTGGGCGAGTTGCAGGTGCGGCATTTCCACACTTCGCAGCAACGTGCGCCGTATGCGATTGATCGAATTGTGCGGCTGCGTACGCCGGAAGAACCCAGCATCTTGACGGATCGGCGCGACGATAGTTTTTAA
- a CDS encoding acyl-CoA thioesterase: MSTVQANPQVRTVASSQSEMTEVILPNDANTLGNLLGGRLMHFIDLTGAIAAYRHSRTHVVTAAMDHIDFIQPVHVGDLLILKSSVNRAFNSSLEVGVKVWVEDPQTGTHLHVASAYLVFVAVDEHGRRQKLPQVQPETPDETRRYNDALLRRQHRESEAARRKQERRDTGLTRA, encoded by the coding sequence ATGAGCACGGTTCAAGCAAACCCGCAAGTGCGCACCGTCGCCAGTTCGCAGTCCGAGATGACGGAGGTTATCCTCCCCAACGATGCCAACACCCTCGGCAATCTACTCGGCGGCCGCCTGATGCACTTCATCGACCTCACCGGAGCCATCGCTGCCTATCGCCACTCCCGCACCCACGTCGTCACCGCAGCCATGGATCACATCGACTTTATTCAGCCAGTACACGTCGGCGACCTGCTCATTCTCAAGTCCAGCGTCAATCGCGCCTTCAATAGCTCGCTTGAGGTCGGTGTCAAGGTCTGGGTGGAAGATCCGCAGACCGGAACCCACCTGCATGTTGCCAGCGCTTACCTCGTATTCGTTGCAGTTGACGAGCATGGTCGCCGCCAGAAGCTTCCCCAGGTGCAGCCTGAAACTCCCGACGAAACGCGCCGCTACAACGATGCGCTTCTTCGCCGTCAGCATCGCGAATCCGAAGCAGCTCGCCGCAAGCAGGAGCGACGCGATACAGGTCTCACCAGAGCCTGA
- a CDS encoding Mrp/NBP35 family ATP-binding protein, translated as MAHSAAAPQPLPLPGVSKIIAIGSGKGGVGKTTVAVNLAIALSKLGFRVGLIDADIYGPNVPLMMGSTQSPRVGADNQIQPNDTHGIKTISIGYISPGDKPLVMRGPMLHQIIRQFLQQVEWGQLDYLIVDLPPGTGDVVISLVQTVPLTGAVVVSTPSDVSLQDARKALEMFAQVNVEVLGIVENMSHFTCPHCHQEIDIFSKGGAERTAAQFKIPFLGSVELIPAIREGGDRGLPVALAGPKSPQAAEFYGIAQKLIERADAAAAASSDVIEIS; from the coding sequence ATGGCTCATTCAGCCGCCGCACCACAGCCCCTACCGCTCCCGGGAGTTTCAAAAATCATCGCCATCGGATCCGGCAAGGGCGGGGTAGGCAAAACCACTGTTGCCGTCAATCTCGCCATCGCGCTCTCCAAACTTGGCTTTCGTGTCGGCCTCATCGATGCCGACATCTATGGACCCAACGTCCCGCTAATGATGGGTTCCACGCAATCGCCGCGCGTTGGCGCCGATAATCAGATCCAGCCGAACGACACGCACGGCATCAAGACCATCTCCATCGGCTACATCTCGCCCGGCGACAAACCCCTGGTGATGCGCGGACCCATGCTGCACCAGATCATCCGCCAGTTCCTGCAGCAGGTGGAATGGGGACAACTCGACTACCTCATCGTAGATCTCCCTCCGGGCACCGGCGACGTCGTCATCTCTTTAGTGCAAACCGTCCCGCTTACCGGCGCCGTGGTAGTCTCCACTCCCAGCGACGTCAGCCTGCAGGACGCGCGCAAGGCTCTAGAGATGTTTGCCCAGGTCAACGTCGAAGTGCTCGGCATTGTCGAGAACATGAGCCACTTCACCTGCCCCCATTGCCACCAAGAAATCGACATCTTCTCCAAGGGCGGAGCGGAACGCACCGCAGCCCAATTCAAAATTCCGTTTCTCGGTTCAGTCGAGCTCATCCCGGCGATTCGCGAAGGTGGAGATCGCGGCCTGCCAGTCGCCCTCGCCGGTCCCAAAAGCCCCCAAGCCGCCGAGTTTTACGGAATTGCACAGAAACTCATCGAGCGCGCCGATGCCGCCGCGGCAGCGAGCAGCGACGTAATCGAAATCAGCTAG
- a CDS encoding GNAT family N-acetyltransferase, with translation MTPDLLVRAVQQSDFDQWKQLWDGYNAFYGRKDATALPEAITSSTWSRFFDSYEPVHALVAEQSGQILGLVHYLFHRTTISIQPTCYLQDLFTVESTRGKGVGRALIQEVYRIAADAGCARVYWLTHETNTIAMKLYDKVAEKSGFVVYRKAL, from the coding sequence TTGACGCCCGATCTTCTCGTCCGTGCTGTGCAACAATCCGACTTCGACCAGTGGAAGCAGCTCTGGGATGGCTATAACGCCTTCTATGGTCGCAAAGATGCGACAGCGCTCCCGGAAGCGATTACCAGCAGCACATGGTCCCGCTTCTTCGATAGCTATGAACCCGTTCACGCATTAGTTGCCGAGCAGTCGGGACAAATTCTCGGTCTGGTTCACTACCTGTTCCATCGCACCACAATTTCGATTCAGCCCACCTGTTATCTGCAAGACCTGTTCACAGTGGAGTCAACGCGAGGCAAAGGCGTTGGCCGCGCGCTGATTCAGGAGGTCTATCGCATCGCGGCGGATGCGGGGTGCGCCCGTGTCTACTGGCTGACTCACGAAACCAACACCATTGCCATGAAGCTGTACGACAAAGTAGCAGAGAAGTCAGGCTTCGTCGTCTATCGCAAGGCTCTCTGA
- a CDS encoding ATP-binding protein, which yields MRVLVSWSSGKDCAWALHLLKQRPDVEIAGLLTTVNAEFDRVAMHGTRRATLEAQAAAANLPLWSIPLPWPCSNKEYEQRMAAALTRAVAERIDAIAFGDLFLRDVRTYRENQLRSTGIVPLFPLWDIPTPELAPAMIAGGLRAKLVCVDSTRLNPEFAGRDFDAHLLSDLPPTVDPCGERGEFHSCVYDGPIFSSPIALEAGEIVNRDGFIYADFVPVDSLITDPQGATAS from the coding sequence ATGCGAGTTCTCGTTTCCTGGAGCAGCGGCAAGGATTGCGCATGGGCTCTTCACTTGCTAAAGCAGCGGCCCGACGTTGAAATTGCGGGTCTGCTCACCACCGTCAATGCGGAATTTGATCGCGTAGCCATGCATGGCACCCGCCGCGCCACCCTTGAAGCGCAGGCCGCAGCCGCAAATCTTCCACTCTGGAGCATCCCCTTACCCTGGCCTTGCTCAAATAAAGAATACGAGCAGCGCATGGCCGCAGCCTTAACCCGCGCCGTCGCAGAACGCATCGATGCCATCGCATTCGGCGATCTGTTTCTGCGCGACGTGCGAACCTACCGCGAGAACCAGCTTCGATCCACCGGCATTGTTCCGCTCTTTCCCCTCTGGGACATTCCCACTCCCGAACTGGCCCCCGCAATGATTGCGGGCGGATTGCGCGCCAAGCTGGTTTGTGTCGACTCCACTCGGCTCAACCCTGAGTTTGCGGGGCGTGATTTTGACGCTCACCTGCTAAGCGATCTTCCACCGACAGTCGACCCTTGCGGCGAACGCGGCGAGTTTCACTCCTGCGTCTACGATGGTCCAATATTCTCCAGCCCTATCGCGCTCGAAGCAGGCGAAATCGTCAATCGCGACGGGTTTATCTACGCCGACTTCGTGCCGGTCGACTCTCTAATCACCGACCCTCAGGGTGCAACGGCATCCTAA